The following proteins are co-located in the Streptomyces asiaticus genome:
- a CDS encoding DUF429 domain-containing protein, giving the protein MGVDACRTGWVAVTLDEEGRFAGADTAEALGELLGRVPDAAVVAVDMPLGLLEQGWREADALATAMVAPHRSRVFSVPPREVWEADGYDAANEVCRRVVEKGLSRQSWGLAAKLREANACRDGGDHRLYEVHPEVSFAALGEGRPVPWSKKSWNGQAVRRRLLEDQGIVLPDDLGPAGRVPPDDVLDAAAAAWSARRIALRAARSLPDPPQTTETGLPVAIWY; this is encoded by the coding sequence GTGGGGGTGGACGCCTGCCGCACCGGCTGGGTGGCCGTGACCCTGGACGAGGAGGGCCGCTTCGCCGGGGCCGACACCGCCGAGGCGCTCGGCGAGCTGCTCGGCCGGGTTCCGGACGCCGCCGTGGTGGCGGTCGACATGCCGCTGGGGCTGCTGGAGCAGGGCTGGCGCGAGGCCGACGCCCTGGCCACCGCGATGGTGGCCCCGCACCGCTCCCGGGTCTTCTCCGTACCGCCGCGCGAGGTCTGGGAGGCGGACGGCTACGACGCCGCCAACGAGGTGTGCCGGCGGGTGGTCGAGAAGGGGCTGAGCCGTCAGTCGTGGGGGCTGGCCGCGAAGCTGCGCGAGGCCAACGCCTGCCGCGACGGGGGCGACCACCGGCTGTACGAGGTCCATCCCGAGGTCTCCTTCGCCGCCCTCGGCGAGGGGCGGCCCGTGCCCTGGAGCAAGAAGAGCTGGAACGGCCAGGCCGTGCGCCGTCGGCTGCTGGAGGACCAGGGCATCGTCCTGCCCGACGACCTCGGACCGGCCGGGCGGGTGCCGCCCGACGACGTCCTGGACGCCGCGGCGGCGGCCTGGAGCGCGCGGCGCATCGCGCTCCGGGCCGCCCGGAGCCTGCCCGATCCGCCTCAGACGACGGAGACCGGGCTCCCCGTCGCGATCTGGTACTGA